AATACAAAAGAAATGggagatttttaattttttttaatctttgtttaattaaaaaaataaaagaaaggaaaataatgGGAATTAAAATCTCTGtttccatttctatatttcctTCAATATTATCCCAAtaacttagttttttttatattatttacttattaatgTAACATTTAAGTCCAAGTATATAATGTCTTGACACACATGGATTTATTTCAAgatatctctctctctttctttttttcatttattctccCTCTTTTCTCTTTCCGTCTCTTCACTCACACgcatcttagttttttttttcgtagtcaaaataaaattatgatttcgttgtgtaaatcatgattttttttcgattttattgttgttcaacggaatcacaattttattatgcaacaaattttattacacaaagaaatcaaaattttattgtaCTCAGTGCATTATGTAACACAAAagaatcatgatttcattgtgtTGCACAGTTATTGCACAATGGAATACAAAATCTTAATTTTGTTGTGTAACAAAATATATTGTACAATGCAATGGTGATTCTATTATGTTGTACAAAATCTTACACAACAGAATCACAGTTCCGTTGTGTTAtgcattttcttaaaataactatattttttgtattgattATGTAGGTCAAAAGATTAGAATATGTTTATATCTAACGAAGTTACAATGCTAGTTGGATAAGAAAATATGAATGATGAATGATGAAAGATAATTCTTTTAGCCGTCGAACCTTTTGTATGGAGTCAAGCCTAATGATGAAAATGATAAAAGGAgggataataataatgaaaatatgagTGATGAAGATATTAATATGTAGGCACAACCTAACTATCCTGGCTTTTCTAGTTATTTTATGACTAATAAGGTACATATCATTAGACTTTTATTTGTATGTGTTTtgttattgaataatttttctaattcttttaagtttttcaaGAACACAATGATTTGTTAAAATGGACTTGATGTGTGAGAAAGGAACATGAGTTTGAATCCATTGTACATTTCTTCAAGTGTGATTCTATTACGCTTCCATTGTATTGTCATCTTTTAACTTCCTCTTgtacaatgaaatcatgatttcgtTGTGCATTTTTTTCCTACACCAAGATGCACTACAAAATCGTGATTCATTGCATTCCATTGTGCACAATTTTCCCACCCTGATTATGCTGTGAAATCACAATTCCATAATGCTTTTTGGGGATGGGTAATACTCCCATATGTTAATTGacatctttaaaataaatttccaagcccaaattaagttttttataaaaactaaccaaacctgaaggagaaaaaaaaaaactcaacccATTTCAAACCCTAGCAAGCAGCTCAGTGCTCTTGATTTCCTGTCTCACTGGGTTAATTCAGGAGAGACCCGGGTTTGAGGGGCTAAAGCACTTCAAACATTTTAATCCACAGCACTTCAAACATGAAGCACAACTTGGTACTAGGTAGATTGTCAAACTGCACAATCAACATTAACTTTACATAACCCTGACAAATAAAATCACTGGACAAACATAAAGTTTTAGTTTAGAGACCCAAAGTAACTCCTAGACGCTACTGCTACCAGCAAATAAACAAACTAGGTTAATCACTGTGAATgggcaaagaaaaaaattatttaggttACCCCACAAACAGATGTATGATGAACACAAGACCACATTCATGCAGGCCCCAAGTTGATCCATAATGCTCACATAACAATCCCTTCCTCGGAACACGAGGCACACGCTTAAACTGCATGGATGGCACTGCCATTCATATCACCACATGTTGGTGTTGCATGAAAAGCTGATTGTCTAGAGGGTCCTTCTTCAATAAGTTTTCGAGACAGGGTGGAGGGACCCGAGTCACCAATAGACTCCCCTAAACTCAGTTTTGATATGCCAACCAGTTCATCAACATTGATAGGGCTTTTAGAATGTACTGCAGTTGGTTTCAGCACTTCATGTGTTTCCTCCTTCTTGGTGGGCTCTGGACTGTATCCTGACCAATAGGGCAGAGGAAACGGGAACACTGGAGAATAATACGCAGGATATAACATAGGATAAGATGGATGTGTGTTTTCTGGCTTTGATGGGGCAGGCTCTCCATCATTTGAGTTTGTGGAATCCATTGATTCACACTCTTCATCGAGGGGAGGAGGAGCAGGCAAGGGGTTATTGCCTTCTGTTTCAGTTGGTAACTCATTAGCAGACAAGAAGTCTTGCTGTACCATTGCAGTGTCAGCTGCCTGCAAGTCACaacaaaaatacaagaaatcTAGAAAAATGAGAAGGTTCTAAGGACAAAGGGCAAGttacatatttataataatggAATTCGAAAAAGTATCACATGTGAAAATGCAATATCTCCAAACTACCCTAGAGCcatgatttcatatataatcTAAACAAAGTTACTAATGCACAGGAAGCCAGTCAAgataaaaaattgtcaaatcCGCTGCAGAAGAAAGGAAATGGGCAATTATCATAAATTACAGATTGTGGACCACCAATATATCATGTATGAGATTAACTAAGATATTGTGTATGAAATTAACTAAGATTAACTAACTCATTCATCACAGAAGCCAGAACAAGTCACACAATATCTTCAAAGAAACAAATTTTAGATAATCTAATCAACGGTCACAAAGTCAGGAACAGATTAAGCAGCAACAATTTCATTGTATGCATTTTGATGTAATTTGCAAATAAGGGTACAAACTTCATCTGCAACAATATCAAACAAGCTGGACCGTCTTTTTCGCCTGGACACATTGCTTTGCCTGATGAAATATTTCTGAGCATGGCTGGCCACTTGAGTAGGCGTCCTTGATATAACATAGTTCCTTGCAATTCCACGCCAATCACCTTTGCCCAGCTTCTGCAATCCGAGCAAAAACATTCTATGTTCCTCCTCAGTCCATGGAACACCTGCATAGaagaaactataaattaaaCCTTAAGAACAACTTAAAAATTTGGTTTGGCCATAAATGAATcacaaattaagatattttttaggcTTTTCATCATTTAAGACCTATAAGCCTCATCAGAGCTAAGCTTACAACAACAAACCAAGCTTTTTCCCACTACGTGGGGTCAATTACATGGATCAAATAATACCATGGTGTTTTATTGTGAATCATATCTATAAACAAAGAATTGACCTACAAATCCCCCTTAATGGTTTAGTTTGCCTAATTTTTCTTGGCCTCCGTCTACCTCTAATGTACTCTTCTTGCTAAGACTTCTACAGGTCTTCTCTATTCACATCAAAACCACCTAAGGGGAGATTCTAATATATCTTCTGCTACAGGTGCTATTCCAATTTTCTCTCTGATGCATTCAttccttatcttatcttgtctagtGTGTCCACACATCCACTGCAAGATTCTGATCTCTACTACATTgagcttattttctttttggttttaattgcCGAACACTCAATTTCCTACAACACCACAGATTTTATAGTTGTGGAGTAAATTTTTCTTAAGTTTGAATAACTTTGTATCACAAATAACACCCGAGGCACTCCTCCATTTCATCCACCCCCACTTCAATCCAACATCACCCACAtcttaattatcaataattaatatgaatcaCACATCTTATTGGAGATATgtgtaatatttaaaaactaagGCACAACAATAAATAATGCATGCTCAATAAATTTATGTCTGAATATTGTCTAAATAAGCCATTTTACAAGCTCCAAACTTATGGAGGGCTAGTAAAAGGCCCATGATAAATCGATGGACCTACTCCCACCCCTACACTCCATGTACACACCAAACAGCAACCTAGATGTTACAATGTATCTCAACCACCTTCCAGGATAAAGTGAAAAATGAAGCTACAATATCTAAACCATACCCAGGTGCTTCCTTGATTTGTGAAGGAATCAATTTACTCAATTAAGAAGAATAACATGACTCAAACAAGAATGCGACCCCCAGAGTGAATGAAACATAGAACTGTATTATCCCATTTGTGCCCTCACATACTCAGCCTGATTTATATACAGGACAATATCCTATTTGCAATTGGTAGAAAAAATTGTAAATCTACGACTTAAAAGTGTGCTTGTCACCCTATCTTCTGATATATAAGAATGATAGCATGAACATCAACCAGTATAGAGTCAGCATCAGTGCTTGTAAAACTTACATAAACCTCTTTGCACTATTTGGTgtctatcttttttattataaattataaacaaaaagtCCAAAATCTATAGCAGCACTTTCCATGTAGCTGAAATAGTGAAATACATGCACATAGCACACCCCCATAATTACGGTACAGTTCCAAAGtaaacaaacaataataatCCAATAGAAATCAAGCATAATGAACTTTTCTCTTGGTACATAAGATGTCTCCCAGGCCAAAAGGGCTTAAAAACCTGCTCTTTATCACGGGTCAGACTAGTTAAAACTCATACAGACAAGGCTACTTGCTGATTAGAACCTTAAGTGAGCCACACAAGCAACTTCTTCTCAAAGAACATGACTTGAGATTTACAGACACCCCCAATCAATTTCTCAATATTTTACCGATTCAAAATCTAAGCAGCCAAGCACACAATCATTCAAACAACTcactcataaaaaataaaaaaaaggaaaccccCTAATAAAGCTAATTTATATGTACCTTTCTCGTCTAGTTATCTATCCCCAACAGTGACACCACCCAAAAACAGAAATAAGATCTCAGATTGACATCTTGATACACCAAATtaccataataataaataaagtcaatGGTGACTCCGCCGTGGGAATAGCCGCTTCTTTCTGCTTTCAAGAGGGGCTTCCATTCACCTACGCAGACTAAAAGTGCTCTCCGAACCGTGCTTAGCATAAGGCTTGAAAGAAGAATAAGAGTGAATAGGCAGGGGAGGGGTAGTGATGAAAGTGAGTGAAGTTTAGCCTATAGGGGACGAATGGATAACTAAAATATCTAGAAAGactgagccttagcatgcagagaaGAAGGGGTAAGCGATTTCATCACAAGAAAGCTCCATGCTAGGCTTTCCTGGAATCGCTTTCAGGCAAATAAGGAAGCGCAAGAGTGGGGGATTGGCTTACCGAAGCAACTCTTATTCAAGAGCAGATACGATCACACCGCCATCAAGAGATACAAGACCTAAAGCCCTTACTCCAAAAACCAATCCAAAAACAATTAACCCAACTTAATCAACCTCACCTAACTCAATCAACcagtacacaaaaaaaaaaaaaaaaccaacatgcaatTCCCACAgtcaagtaaaataaaataaaaaaagtactgtttgtttttattttttgttttgagatAAGGAATCGAACCCTTCTTTCTTTCACGGGAGCTAGAAGAAGACCCGGGAACGAAGTCCTCGGAGGCGTAGCCgtcggcggcggcggcggcgtgATCGGGCGTCTCCCCGGGTGAACCCGGGTTATTCAACCCGACATGGAGCGGGGCCGACCCGGAACCAGCGTAGTGGGTTAGGTTGCCCATGCTGGCGCTCTTCCGGATCGACCCGTCGGTTAATCGGACCCCGAAGAGCTTAACCCCGCGGTTAGGGCAGGTTCTGGAGTTGTGCCCATTGTGGCTGCAATGCGAGCAACGCCGCGTCATGAGCGTTCCCAACCGGATCCGACGAAAATAACAAATACGaggtttctttttttgttggggATCCGAATCA
This genomic interval from Glycine max cultivar Williams 82 chromosome 5, Glycine_max_v4.0, whole genome shotgun sequence contains the following:
- the MYB93 gene encoding MYB transcription factor MYB93 is translated as MTRRCSHCSHNGHNSRTCPNRGVKLFGVRLTDGSIRKSASMGNLTHYAGSGSAPLHVGLNNPGSPGETPDHAAAAADGYASEDFVPGSSSSSRERKKGVPWTEEEHRMFLLGLQKLGKGDWRGIARNYVISRTPTQVASHAQKYFIRQSNVSRRKRRSSLFDIVADEAADTAMVQQDFLSANELPTETEGNNPLPAPPPLDEECESMDSTNSNDGEPAPSKPENTHPSYPMLYPAYYSPVFPFPLPYWSGYSPEPTKKEETHEVLKPTAVHSKSPINVDELVGISKLSLGESIGDSGPSTLSRKLIEEGPSRQSAFHATPTCGDMNGSAIHAV